A section of the Amblyomma americanum isolate KBUSLIRL-KWMA chromosome 2, ASM5285725v1, whole genome shotgun sequence genome encodes:
- the LOC144120346 gene encoding uncharacterized protein LOC144120346: protein MLLSGRCTLFINITDSSGSQSFLVALPPREACSVCRAEEQRLRRLVSLTKAPCNDFYEFVCGRLERELKASASWSPVAQSTLVADSIERRMLLFLQDRGDTTWAHHYAWRTCVEGHGSLSENRAINVQLPSRGNKQRLLQPSRDPTVRSWLSLSYR from the exons ATGTTGCTCAGCGGGCGTTGTACTTTGTTCATTAATATTACAGACAGTTCGGGTTCACAGTCATTCCTGGTTG CTTTGCCGCCAAGAGAAGCATGCAGTGTGTGTCGAGCTGAAG AGCAGCGTCTCCGGCGACTGGTCAGCCTCACTAAGGCGCCGTGCAACGACTTCTACGAGTTCGTGTGCGGGCGCCTGGAGCGCGAGCTGAAGGCCTCAGCCTCCTGGTCGCCCGTCGCTCAGAGCACCCTCGTGGCTGACAGCATCGAGCGCCGCATGCTGCTGTTCCTGCAGG ATAGGGGAGATACTACCTGGGCCCATCACTACGCCTGGAGGACCTGCGTCGAAG GTCACGGCTCTCTTTCTGAAAATAGAGCCATAAACGTGCAGCTGCCTTCCCGAGGCAACAAGCAGCGTCTGCTTCAGCCGAGCCGTGACCCCACCGTCCGTTCCTGGCTATCGCTGTCCTATCGATGA